A stretch of Bradyrhizobium sp. CCBAU 53338 DNA encodes these proteins:
- the gltB gene encoding glutamate synthase large subunit, whose protein sequence is MNGSQFERGNIVAEELSATVASKTADPIQEHNSRPPAEGLYDPSLEKDSCGVGFIANIKGKKSHEIVSDALSILCNLEHRGAVGADPRAGDGAGILVQIPHAFFSRKAKENKFELPAPGEYAIGALFMPRDTAWRNVIKSIIADQIKAEGLTLLGWRDVPTDNSSLGVTVKPTEPACMQVFIGRNGVAKTEDEFERRLYILRKSISQAIYQRRDRGLAGYYPCSMSCRTVIYKGMFLADQLGKYYPDLHEKDFESALALVHQRFSTNTFPAWSLAHPYRMIAHNGEINTLRGNTNWMAARQASVSSELYGKDINRLWPISYEGQSDTACFDNALEFLVQGGYSLPHAVMMMIPEAWAGNPLMDEKRRAFYEYHAALMEPWDGPAAIAFTDGRQIGATLDRNGLRPARYLVTKDDRIVMASEMGVLTIPEDQIITKWRLQPGKMLLVDLEQGRLIPDDEIKAELARSHPYKEWLERTQIVLEDLPKVPTTGVRSNLSLLDRQQAFGYSQEDIAILMTPMAATGEEAAGSMGNDTPISALSDKAKPLFTYFKQNFAQVTNPPIDPIREELVMSLVSIIGPRPNLFDLQGLATTKRLEARQPILTDADLEKIRSISDVAESHFKSRTLDTTFHAGLGAAGMDQVLDELCARAESAVREGVNIIILSDRMVGTDRVPIPSLLACASVHHHLIRTGLRTSVGLVVESGEPREVHHFACLAGYGAEAINPYLAFETIVAMKDRLPGSLDDYEIVKRYIKSIGKGLLKVMSKMGISTYQSYCGAQIFDAVGLKADFVAKFFAGTHTRVEGVGLAEIAEEAVRRHADAFGEALVYKTALDVGGEYAYRSRGEDHAWTAESVGLLQHAARGNSLERYRAFAKILNEQSERLLTLRGLFRIKNAEEEKRKPIPLEQVEPAKDIVKRFATGAMSFGSISREAHTTLAIAMNRIGGKSNTGEGGEEADRFKPMPNGDSMRSAIKQVASGRFGVTTEYLVNSDMMQIKMAQGAKPGEGGQLPGHKVDATIAKVRHSTPGVGLISPPPHHDIYSIEDLAQLIYDLKNVNPTGDVSVKLVSEIGVGTVAAGVAKARADHVTIAGFEGGTGASPLTSIKHAGSPWEIGLAETHQTLVRERLRSRIVVQVDGGFRTGRDVVIGALLGADEFGFATAPLIAAGCIMMRKCHLNTCPVGVATQDPVLRKRFTGQPEHVINYFFFVAEEVREIMASLGFRTFNEMVGQVQLLDQSRLVAHWKAKGLDFSKLFVKQKEEKGQKIYHSERQNHHLEAVLDRSLIEKATPALDRGAPVKIEAAINSTNRSAGAMLSGAVAKIYGHAGLPHDTIHVSLKGTAGQAFGAWLAHGVTFELEGEGNDYVGKGLSGGKIIVKPPANSAIVPEESIIIGNTVMYGAIEGECYFRGVAGERFAVRNSGAVAVVEGAGDHCCEYMTGGIVVVLGKTGRNFAAGMSGGIAYVLDETGDFDKLCNMAMVELEPVLSEELINAGTYHHSGDLEAHGRVDVFKNLLDSDVERLHVLISRHAKATGSKRAADILANWKDWLPKFRKVMPVEYRRALREMVANADAEPKIAIGA, encoded by the coding sequence ATGAACGGGTCGCAATTCGAGCGCGGAAACATCGTGGCAGAAGAGCTGTCGGCGACGGTCGCCTCGAAAACGGCCGATCCGATTCAGGAACACAATTCGCGCCCGCCGGCCGAAGGTCTCTACGATCCGAGCCTGGAGAAGGATTCCTGCGGCGTCGGCTTCATCGCCAACATCAAGGGCAAGAAGTCGCACGAGATCGTCTCGGACGCGCTGAGCATCCTCTGCAACCTCGAGCACCGCGGCGCGGTCGGCGCCGACCCGCGCGCCGGTGACGGCGCCGGCATTCTGGTGCAGATTCCGCATGCCTTCTTCAGCCGCAAGGCCAAGGAGAACAAGTTCGAGCTGCCGGCGCCCGGCGAATACGCCATCGGCGCGCTGTTCATGCCGCGCGACACCGCCTGGCGCAACGTCATCAAGAGCATCATCGCCGACCAGATCAAGGCGGAAGGCCTGACCCTGCTCGGCTGGCGCGACGTGCCGACCGACAATTCCTCGCTCGGCGTCACCGTGAAGCCGACCGAGCCCGCTTGCATGCAGGTGTTCATCGGCCGCAACGGCGTCGCCAAGACCGAGGACGAGTTCGAGCGCCGGCTCTACATCCTGCGCAAGTCGATCTCGCAGGCGATCTACCAGCGCCGCGACCGCGGCCTTGCGGGCTATTACCCCTGCTCGATGTCCTGCCGCACCGTGATCTACAAGGGCATGTTCCTCGCCGACCAGCTCGGCAAGTACTATCCCGATTTGCACGAGAAGGATTTCGAGAGCGCGCTCGCGCTCGTTCACCAGCGCTTCTCGACCAACACCTTCCCGGCGTGGTCGCTGGCGCATCCCTATCGCATGATCGCGCATAACGGCGAGATCAACACGCTGCGCGGCAACACCAACTGGATGGCGGCACGTCAGGCGTCGGTGAGCTCGGAGCTCTACGGCAAGGACATCAACCGGCTCTGGCCCATCTCGTATGAAGGCCAGTCGGACACAGCCTGCTTCGACAACGCGCTCGAGTTCCTGGTGCAGGGCGGCTACTCGCTGCCGCACGCCGTCATGATGATGATTCCCGAGGCGTGGGCCGGCAATCCGCTGATGGATGAGAAGCGCCGCGCCTTCTATGAATATCACGCCGCGCTGATGGAGCCGTGGGACGGCCCCGCCGCGATCGCCTTCACCGACGGCCGCCAGATCGGCGCGACGCTCGACCGCAACGGTTTGCGGCCGGCGCGCTATCTCGTGACCAAGGACGACCGCATCGTGATGGCGTCCGAAATGGGCGTGCTCACGATCCCCGAGGACCAGATCATCACCAAGTGGCGCTTGCAGCCCGGCAAGATGCTGCTGGTCGACCTCGAGCAGGGCCGCCTGATCCCCGACGACGAGATCAAGGCCGAACTCGCCAGGAGCCATCCCTACAAGGAGTGGCTGGAGCGGACTCAGATCGTGCTGGAAGACCTGCCGAAGGTGCCGACGACGGGCGTGCGCTCCAACCTGTCGCTGCTCGATCGCCAGCAGGCGTTCGGCTACAGCCAGGAAGACATCGCGATCCTGATGACGCCGATGGCGGCCACCGGCGAGGAAGCCGCGGGCTCGATGGGCAACGACACGCCGATCTCGGCGCTGTCGGACAAGGCCAAGCCCCTGTTCACCTACTTCAAGCAGAATTTCGCGCAGGTCACCAATCCGCCGATCGATCCGATCCGCGAGGAGCTGGTGATGAGCCTCGTCTCCATCATCGGACCGCGGCCGAACCTGTTCGACCTGCAGGGCCTCGCCACCACCAAGCGCCTGGAGGCGCGCCAGCCGATCCTGACCGACGCCGATCTCGAAAAGATCCGCTCGATCTCCGATGTCGCCGAATCGCACTTCAAGTCACGCACGCTGGACACCACCTTCCACGCCGGTCTCGGCGCGGCGGGCATGGACCAGGTGCTGGACGAGCTCTGCGCGCGCGCCGAGAGCGCGGTGCGCGAGGGCGTCAACATCATCATCCTGTCCGACCGCATGGTCGGCACCGACCGGGTTCCGATCCCGTCGCTGCTGGCCTGCGCCTCCGTGCATCATCATTTGATCCGCACCGGCCTGCGCACCTCGGTCGGCCTCGTCGTCGAGTCCGGCGAGCCGCGCGAAGTACATCACTTCGCGTGCCTTGCGGGCTACGGCGCAGAAGCGATCAATCCGTACCTGGCGTTCGAAACCATCGTCGCGATGAAGGACCGCCTGCCCGGCTCGCTCGACGACTACGAGATCGTCAAGCGCTACATCAAGTCGATCGGCAAGGGCCTGCTCAAGGTGATGTCCAAGATGGGCATCTCGACCTACCAGTCCTATTGCGGCGCGCAGATCTTCGACGCGGTCGGCCTCAAGGCTGACTTCGTCGCCAAGTTCTTCGCCGGCACGCATACCCGCGTCGAGGGCGTCGGTCTTGCCGAGATCGCGGAAGAGGCCGTGCGCCGTCACGCCGACGCGTTCGGCGAGGCGCTGGTCTACAAGACCGCACTCGACGTCGGCGGCGAATACGCCTACCGCAGCCGCGGCGAGGACCATGCCTGGACCGCCGAGTCGGTTGGCCTGCTCCAGCACGCCGCCCGTGGCAATTCGCTGGAACGCTATCGCGCCTTCGCGAAGATCCTCAACGAGCAGTCGGAGCGGCTGCTGACGCTGCGCGGCCTGTTCCGGATCAAGAACGCGGAGGAAGAGAAGCGCAAGCCGATTCCGCTCGAGCAGGTCGAGCCGGCCAAGGACATCGTCAAGCGTTTCGCCACCGGCGCGATGAGCTTCGGCTCGATCTCGCGCGAGGCGCACACGACATTGGCGATCGCCATGAACCGGATCGGCGGCAAGTCGAACACCGGTGAAGGCGGCGAGGAAGCCGACCGCTTCAAGCCGATGCCGAATGGGGATTCCATGCGTTCGGCGATCAAGCAGGTCGCCTCGGGCCGCTTCGGCGTCACCACGGAGTATCTCGTCAACTCCGACATGATGCAGATCAAGATGGCGCAGGGTGCCAAGCCCGGCGAAGGCGGCCAGCTGCCCGGCCACAAGGTCGACGCGACCATCGCCAAGGTGCGTCACTCGACGCCGGGCGTCGGCCTGATCTCACCGCCGCCGCACCACGACATCTACTCGATCGAGGACCTGGCGCAGCTCATCTACGACCTCAAGAACGTCAACCCGACCGGTGACGTTTCGGTCAAGCTCGTCTCTGAGATCGGCGTCGGCACGGTGGCCGCGGGCGTCGCCAAGGCGCGTGCCGACCATGTCACCATCGCGGGCTTCGAGGGCGGCACCGGCGCTTCGCCGCTGACCTCGATCAAGCACGCCGGCTCGCCGTGGGAGATCGGCCTCGCCGAAACCCACCAGACGCTGGTGCGCGAGCGGCTGCGCAGCCGCATCGTGGTCCAGGTCGACGGCGGCTTCCGCACCGGCCGTGACGTCGTGATCGGCGCGCTGCTCGGTGCCGACGAGTTCGGCTTTGCCACCGCCCCCTTGATTGCGGCCGGCTGCATCATGATGCGCAAGTGCCATCTCAACACCTGCCCGGTCGGCGTCGCGACGCAGGACCCCGTCCTGCGCAAGCGCTTCACCGGCCAGCCCGAGCACGTGATCAACTACTTCTTCTTCGTCGCCGAGGAAGTCCGCGAGATCATGGCCTCGCTCGGCTTCCGCACCTTCAACGAGATGGTGGGCCAGGTTCAGCTGCTCGACCAGAGCAGGCTGGTGGCGCACTGGAAGGCCAAGGGCCTCGACTTCTCGAAGCTGTTCGTCAAGCAGAAGGAAGAGAAGGGCCAGAAGATCTATCACTCCGAGCGCCAGAACCATCATCTGGAGGCGGTGCTCGACCGCTCGCTGATCGAGAAGGCCACGCCTGCGCTCGACCGCGGTGCGCCGGTGAAGATCGAGGCTGCGATCAACAGCACCAACCGCTCCGCGGGTGCGATGCTGTCGGGCGCGGTCGCCAAGATCTACGGCCACGCCGGCCTGCCGCATGACACCATCCATGTCAGCCTCAAGGGTACGGCCGGCCAGGCGTTCGGCGCGTGGCTCGCCCACGGCGTCACCTTCGAGCTCGAAGGTGAAGGCAACGACTATGTCGGCAAGGGCCTCTCGGGCGGCAAGATCATCGTCAAGCCGCCGGCCAACAGCGCCATCGTGCCGGAAGAGAGCATCATCATCGGCAACACCGTGATGTACGGTGCGATCGAGGGCGAGTGCTACTTCCGCGGCGTCGCCGGCGAGCGTTTTGCCGTGCGCAACTCGGGCGCGGTCGCCGTCGTCGAAGGCGCCGGCGATCATTGCTGCGAATACATGACCGGCGGCATCGTGGTCGTGCTCGGCAAGACCGGGCGCAACTTCGCGGCCGGCATGTCAGGCGGCATCGCCTATGTGCTCGACGAGACCGGCGACTTCGACAAGCTGTGCAACATGGCAATGGTCGAGCTCGAGCCGGTGCTGTCGGAAGAGCTGATCAACGCCGGCACCTATCACCACTCCGGTGACCTCGAGGCGCACGGCCGGGTCGACGTGTTCAAGAACCTGCTCGACTCCGACGTCGAGCGGCTGCACGTGCTGATCTCGCGCCACGCCAAGGCGACCGGCTCCAAGCGCGCCGCCGACATCCTTGCGAATTGGAAGGACTGGCTGCCCAAATTCCGCAAGGTGATGCCGGTCGAGTACCGGCGCGCGCTGCGCGAAATGGTCGCCAACGCGGACGCCGAGCCGAAAATCGCGATCGGAGCGTAA